In Plasmodium gaboni strain SY75 chromosome 11, whole genome shotgun sequence, the following proteins share a genomic window:
- a CDS encoding putative autophagy-related protein 7, with product MKKKIEEENKSSYILKHNNNEFKIDISYFTQLHEQKINIYKLESNYVNLYSSTYVKKIKLGYKYNVLKTYLIEFTHPFIHVRTIEINKRSFLKYGNFHNEKEINNIETNNSIKTLQIGSNNINDENKNIDKIPYVMNNYRNNYIGCLLNFNTLEEFLKCNKDDHINYTLKNLKSYINNEKNDIDYKDMNLYMDNNIYDDNFWAYKENCLSVLEKINKYLILSFLDLKKYICYYSIANPIIKPKDNYYKLTKNSTRYFFYIDSKYIYINTENRQINIIDLFYLSYKIDDYFNNYKMFLNMNIFLLLKFDNTPLHKMNNKEYYDEYINKFYSNINCQEHEKSKKEFYQINSFYKLFEYLKIHDTSQNDYHHKEYNSFNNHNNNNNYSMLHKNYDMVILPINALSELKDDIKNSKDKILRYIKKDFFDLYICFIDINYIFNSLSWDFRNLLYCLTLKYELYNFQIDILAFRDISLLREQFVGTFKSEEGFIWRYPNVVTKKENTKKKKKNHNGDNNDNINENNNNDNINEDNNNDNINEDNNNNNINEDNNNNNINEDNYMDKSKDINSDIHKNISSDIHKDINSDIHKDINSDKNNSFQYNHINNCLSHHDVSFSPVSKICKVNYNIINHYNNDWRDDLTNVCSDDNIEQSSSQDENNMNVNNTYIKDKKYVKYKNNKICPNHLIKYVLNSSLFQVNVPDKIHFIYDKEANYMNTYLDDKKEDSLNKLDIDILQKNDDTCDKNNFINSCKSLGFSLNIRKEDNNYTTESMYKNEENKNIIKNYNKLYYDNKVYNILCGWKYFEEKKKQKKSIICIINLNDFINKDTIQRISLELNIKLIKWKILKDLKFENIKKLKILIIGLGTLGCMVARNCVSWGIQNYTFVDNSRVSFSNISRQYLYTLEDAEKYDKIGEYKCVAAKKNLLKICPDLNIRTKVMDIPMPGHLNYLNENLEDTINELDDLIHNHDVVFLLTDSKESRYFPCLMIAEKQYNSLKELQKGVDNGDDNNNNNINSNNNINCNNNINCNNNINCNNNINCNNNINSNILLCEEENIITHEYIKNSKCIKNMDNPFNDIFSLYEQNSNIYKSFNNINMYDTYQEIFYNNILKSVKTLCKMPPLGITVAISFDSFVVLRHSYLYFKGACYFCNDMHSPSDSLSYRTLDEKCTVTRSGVSNISSSIATELLLALTQHPLYFFAPHIDKDQYIYNYDNDINQQKKSDISNVFTSCLGATPHIINFNLANFNMKKLFCEPFEKCMCCSEKVILKYQEDKMEFIRNVIRDSSILERITDINQLKVEENDVIILE from the exons atgaaaaaaaaaatcgAAGAGGAGAATAAAAGTTCGTACATATTAAAACACAATAACAATGAGTTCAAAATAGACATTTCTTATTTTACTCAATTACACgaacaaaaaataaatatatataagcTAGAAAGTAATTATGTTAATTTATATTCGAGTACTTATgtgaagaaaataaaattaggttataaatataatgtattaAAGACATATTTGATAGAGTTTACACATCCTTTTATTCATGTAAGAACAAtagaaattaataaaagatcttttttaaaatatggAAATTTTCATAACGAAAAggaaataaataatatcGAAACAAATAATTCTATTAAAACACTACAGATTggtagtaataatataaatgatgagaataaaaatattgataaaaTACCTTATGTGATGAATaattatagaaataattatattggttgtttattaaattttaatacattagaagaatttttaaaatgtaataaagatgatcatataaattatacattaaaaaatttaaagagttatataaataatgaaaaaaatgatatagattataaagatatgaatttatatatggataacaatatttatgatgataatttttgggcttataaagaaaattgTTTAAGTGTTTTAGaaaagataaataaatatttaatactTAGTTTTTTggatttaaaaaaatatatatgttattatagTATAGCAAATCCTATTATAAAACCAAaagataattattataaattgACAAAAAATAGTACAAGgtattttttctatatagattcaaaatatatttatataaatactGAAAATAGACAAATCAATATTATagatttattttatctatcttataaaatagatgattattttaataattataaaatgtttcttaatatgaatatattcttattacTCAAATTTGATAATACTCCTCTTcataaaatgaataataaagaatattacgatgaatatataaataaattttattctAATATAAATTGTCAAGAACATgaaaaatcaaaaaaagaattttatcaaataaatagtttttataaattatttgaatatttaaaaattcatGATACATCACAAAATGATTATCACCACAAAgaatataattcttttaataatcataataataataataactATTCAATGctacataaaaattatgatatgGTCATATTACCTATTAATGCACTATCGGAATTAAaagatgatataaaaaattcaaaagataaaattttaagatatattaaaaaagatttttttgatttatatatatgttttattgatataaattatatattcaattCTTTGTCTTGGGATTTTAgaaatttattatattgtttaaCTCTAAAATATGAATTGTATAATTTTCAAATAGATATATTGGCTTTTAGAGATATCTCTTTATTGAGAGAACAGTTTGTTGGCACCTTCAAATCTGAAGAGGGATTTATTTGGCGCTATCCAAATGTAGTAAcaaaaaaggaaaatacaaaaaaaaaaaaaaaaaatcacaatggtgataataatgataatattaatgagaataataataatgataatattaatgaggataataataatgataatattaatgaggataataataataataatattaatgaggataataataataataatattaatgagGATAATTATATGGATAAATCTAAAGACATAAATAGtgatatacataaaaaCATTAGTAGTGATATACATAAAGATATTAATAGTGATATACATAAAGATATTAATAGTGATAAGAATAATTCGTTTcaatataatcatattaataattgCCTGTCTCATCATGATGTATCTTTTTCTCCTGTTTCAAAAATATGCAAAgttaattataatattattaacCATTATAACAATGACTGGAGAGATGATCTTACAAATGTATGTTCAGATGATAATATAGAACAGTCATCTAGTcaagatgaaaataatatgaacgTTAATAATACTTACATAAAGGATAAAAAATACGttaaatacaaaaataataagatatGTCCTAATCATCTAATTAAATACGTTTTAAATTCTTCATTATTTCAGGTAAATGTTCCAGATAAAATTCACTTTATTTATGACAAGGAAGCCAATTATATGAACACATATTTagatgataaaaaagaGGATTCATTGAATAAACTTGATATAGACATCttacaaaaaaatgatgacacatgtgataaaaataattttataaattcatGTAAAAGTTTAGGGTTTAGtttaaatataagaaaagaagataataattatacaaCAGAATCGatgtataaaaatgaagaaaataaaaatataataaagaattataataaattatattatgataataaagTGTATAATATACTATGTGGATGGAAATATTTTGAAGAGAAGAaaaaacagaaaaaaagtattatatgtattataaatttaaatgattttataaataaagatacCATTCAAAGGATTTCGTTagaattaaatataaaactaATAAAATGGAAGATATTAAAAGATTTAaaatttgaaaatataaaaaaattaaaaatattaatcaTAGGATTAGGCACCTTAGGTTGTATGGTAGCTCGTAATTGTGTATCATGGGGAATACAAAATTATACCTTTGTTGACAATTCACGTGTGTCCTTTTCTAATATTAGTAgacaatatttatataccTTAGAAGATGCAGAGAAATATGATAAGATAGGTGAATATAAATGTGTAGCAGCGAAAAAAAACTTATTAAAGATTTGTCCAGatttaaatataagaaCAAAGGTAATGGATATACCTATGCCTGGtcatttaaattatttgaatGAAAATCTTGAGGATACAATAAATGAATTGGATGATTTAATTCATAATCATGATGTcgtatttttattaactGATTCGAAGGAGTCACGATATTTTCCGTGTTTAATGATAGCCGAGAAGCAATATAATTCTTTGAAAGAATTACAGAAGGGGGTAGATAATggtgatgataataataataataatattaatagtaataataatattaattgtaataataatattaattgtaataataatattaattgtaataataatattaattgtaataataatattaatagtaatattttattatgtgaagaagaaaatatcATTACacatgaatatataaaaaattcaaaatgtataaaaaatatggataatccatttaatgatattttttccttatatgaacaaaatagtaatatatataaatcatttaataatataaatatgtatgaTACATATCaagaaattttttataataatattcttaaAAGTGTAAAAACGTTATGTAAGATGCCTCCTCTAGGAATTACAGTAGCAATAAGTTTTGATTCTTTTGTTGTTTTAAGAcattcttatttatattttaaaggTGCATGTTATTTTTGTAATGATATGCATTCTCCTTCAGATTCTTTATCTTATAGAACCCTTGATGAAAAATGTACAGTCACTCGATCTGGTGTAAGTAATATAAGTAGTAGTATAGCTAcagaattattattagcCTTAACACAACAtcctttatatttttttgcTCCACATATAGACAAAgatcaatatatatataattatgataatgaCATTAATcaacaaaaaaaatcaGACATTTCTAATGTATTCACTTCTTGTTTAGGTGCTACACcacatataattaattttaatttagccaattttaatatgaaaaaattattctGTGAACCATTCGAAAAATGCATGTGTTGTTCAGAAAAGGTGATACTAAAATATCAGGAGGATAAAATGGAATTCATTCGAAAT GTTATTAGGGATAGTTCCATTTTAGAAAGAATCACAGATATAAATCAACTCAAAGTTGAAGAGAATGatgttataatattagaatga
- a CDS encoding putative 40S ribosomal protein S18, giving the protein MSLQVIDNNDFQHILRILNTNVDGKEKVIIALTAIKGIGKRMATVICKQANVDPTKRAGELTTEEIDNIVHIMSTPTQFKIPDWFLNRRKDLKEGKNIHVIANQLDSYLREDLERMKKIRLHRGLRHHWGLRVRGQHTKTTGRRGRTVGVAKKKGA; this is encoded by the exons atgtCACTTCAAGTAatagataataatgattttCAACATATATTAAGAATTTTAAATACAAATGTAGATGGAAAAGAAAAAGTAATTATTGCCTTAACAGCTATTAAAGGTATTGGAAAGAGAATGGCAACTGTTATATGTAAACAAGCAAATGTTGACCCTACTAAAAGAGCCGGAGAATTAACTACTGAAGAAATAGataat ATCGTACATATTATGAGTACTCCTACCCAATTTAAAATACCTGATTGGTTTTTAAACAGGAGAAAGGATTTGAaagaaggaaaaaatattcatgTTATTGCTAACCAACTTGATTCATACTTACGTGAAGATTTAGAAAGAATGAAGAAAATTAGATTACACAGAGGTTTACGTCACCACTGGGGATTAAGAGTTCGTGGACAACACACCAAAACTACTGGTAGAAGAGGAAGAACTGTTGGTGTTGCTAAAAAGAAAGGAGCATAA